The proteins below come from a single Miscanthus floridulus cultivar M001 chromosome 1, ASM1932011v1, whole genome shotgun sequence genomic window:
- the LOC136550879 gene encoding aminotransferase ALD1 homolog isoform X1: MPANMISKFLEKSVLPLDAAPIHVKTTGGGPRTSVLRNPNMEKLQKGYLFPEISIKHEAHLKKYPDAKVISLGIGDTTEPIPSVITSAMAEYVLALSTPEGYQGYGPEQGQMNLRKVIAEKVYPDMGIKESEVFISDGAQCDIARLQTLFGPNVTIAVQDPTFPGYVDNGVIVGQTGSADEAGKYAGIAYMRCAPENHFFPDLSRVPHTDVIFFCSPNNPTGHAASAAQLRELVDFARRNGSIIVFDTAYAWYVSEAGDGEGKKPRSIYEVPGAREVAIEISSFSKFAGFTGVRLGWAVVPDELRYADGYPVARDFDRIVCTCFNGASSVAQAGGLACLSTEEGRDAVRRVVGVYKDNARVLVDTFASLGKEVYGGTDSPYVWVRFPGRRSWDVFAEILEKTHVITVPGSGFGPGGEGFIRVSAFNSRDRVLEAAARLKKFLA, from the exons ATGCCGGCAAACATGATCTCCAA GTTCCTTGAGAAGTCTGTCCTTCCGCTGGATGCTGCACCCATCCATGTGAAGACTACTGGAGGAG GTCCTCGGACCAGTGTGCTGCGCAATCCGAACATGGAAAAGCTTCAGAAGGGCTACCTGTTCCCGGAG ATTAGCATTAAGCATGAAGCTCACCTGAAGAAGTACCCTGATGCCAAGGTCATCAGCTTGGGCATCGGCGACACAACTGAACCCATTCCAAGCGTCATAACATCAGCTATGGCCGAG TATGTACTTGCGTTATCCACTCCAGAAGGATACCAGGGTTATGGACCGGAGCAGGGCCAAATG AATCTGCGGAAGGTCATAGCTGAGAAAGTGTACCCAGACATGGGGATTAAAGAGTCCGAGGTGTTCATCTCGGACGGAGCGCAGTGTGACATTGCTCGCCTCCAG ACACTGTTCGGGCCCAACGTGACCATAGCCGTCCAAGATCCCACCTTCCCG GGCTACGTGGACAACGGCGTGATCGTGGGGCAGACCGGCAGCGCGGACGAGGCCGGCAAGTACGCCGGCATCGCGTACATGCGTTGCGCGCCGGAGAACCACTTCTTCCCGGACCTCTCCCGCGTGCCGCACACCGACGTCATCTTCTTCTGCTCGCCCAACAACCCGACGGGgcacgcggcgtcggcggcgCAGCTGCGCGAGCTGGTGGACTTCGCGCGCCGCAACGGCTCCATCATCGTGTTCGACACGGCGTACGCGTGGTACGTGTCGGAGGCCGGGGACGGGGAGGGCAAGAAGCCGCGGTCCATCTACGAGGTGCCCGGCGCCCGGGAGGTGGCCATCGAGATCTCCTCCTTCTCCAAGTTCGCCGGCTTCACGGGCGTCCGCCTCGGCTGGGCGGTGGTGCCCGACGAGCTGCGCTACGCCGACGGCTACCCCGTCGCGCGCGACTTCGACCGCATCGTCTGCACCTGCTTCAACGGCGCGTCCAGCGTCGCGCAGGCCGGCGGACTCGCCTGCCTCTCCACGGAGGAAGGCCGGGACGCCGTGCGCCGCGTGGTGGGCGTCTACAAGGACAACGCGCGGGTGCTGGTGGACACCTTCGCGTCGCTCGGCAAGGAGGTGTACGGCGGCACCGACTCGCCCTACGTCTGGGTGCGCTTCCCGGGCCGCCGCTCCTGGGACGTGTTCGCCGAGATCCTCGAAAAGACGCACGTCATCACCGTGCCGGGCAGCGGGTTCGGCCCCGGCGGCGAGGGCTTCATCCGTGTCAGCGCGTTCAACAGCAGGGACAGGGTGCTGGAAGCTGCAGCTAGGCTCAAGAAGTTCCTGGCCTGA
- the LOC136550879 gene encoding aminotransferase ALD1 homolog isoform X2 has translation MEKLQKGYLFPEISIKHEAHLKKYPDAKVISLGIGDTTEPIPSVITSAMAEYVLALSTPEGYQGYGPEQGQMNLRKVIAEKVYPDMGIKESEVFISDGAQCDIARLQTLFGPNVTIAVQDPTFPGYVDNGVIVGQTGSADEAGKYAGIAYMRCAPENHFFPDLSRVPHTDVIFFCSPNNPTGHAASAAQLRELVDFARRNGSIIVFDTAYAWYVSEAGDGEGKKPRSIYEVPGAREVAIEISSFSKFAGFTGVRLGWAVVPDELRYADGYPVARDFDRIVCTCFNGASSVAQAGGLACLSTEEGRDAVRRVVGVYKDNARVLVDTFASLGKEVYGGTDSPYVWVRFPGRRSWDVFAEILEKTHVITVPGSGFGPGGEGFIRVSAFNSRDRVLEAAARLKKFLA, from the exons ATGGAAAAGCTTCAGAAGGGCTACCTGTTCCCGGAG ATTAGCATTAAGCATGAAGCTCACCTGAAGAAGTACCCTGATGCCAAGGTCATCAGCTTGGGCATCGGCGACACAACTGAACCCATTCCAAGCGTCATAACATCAGCTATGGCCGAG TATGTACTTGCGTTATCCACTCCAGAAGGATACCAGGGTTATGGACCGGAGCAGGGCCAAATG AATCTGCGGAAGGTCATAGCTGAGAAAGTGTACCCAGACATGGGGATTAAAGAGTCCGAGGTGTTCATCTCGGACGGAGCGCAGTGTGACATTGCTCGCCTCCAG ACACTGTTCGGGCCCAACGTGACCATAGCCGTCCAAGATCCCACCTTCCCG GGCTACGTGGACAACGGCGTGATCGTGGGGCAGACCGGCAGCGCGGACGAGGCCGGCAAGTACGCCGGCATCGCGTACATGCGTTGCGCGCCGGAGAACCACTTCTTCCCGGACCTCTCCCGCGTGCCGCACACCGACGTCATCTTCTTCTGCTCGCCCAACAACCCGACGGGgcacgcggcgtcggcggcgCAGCTGCGCGAGCTGGTGGACTTCGCGCGCCGCAACGGCTCCATCATCGTGTTCGACACGGCGTACGCGTGGTACGTGTCGGAGGCCGGGGACGGGGAGGGCAAGAAGCCGCGGTCCATCTACGAGGTGCCCGGCGCCCGGGAGGTGGCCATCGAGATCTCCTCCTTCTCCAAGTTCGCCGGCTTCACGGGCGTCCGCCTCGGCTGGGCGGTGGTGCCCGACGAGCTGCGCTACGCCGACGGCTACCCCGTCGCGCGCGACTTCGACCGCATCGTCTGCACCTGCTTCAACGGCGCGTCCAGCGTCGCGCAGGCCGGCGGACTCGCCTGCCTCTCCACGGAGGAAGGCCGGGACGCCGTGCGCCGCGTGGTGGGCGTCTACAAGGACAACGCGCGGGTGCTGGTGGACACCTTCGCGTCGCTCGGCAAGGAGGTGTACGGCGGCACCGACTCGCCCTACGTCTGGGTGCGCTTCCCGGGCCGCCGCTCCTGGGACGTGTTCGCCGAGATCCTCGAAAAGACGCACGTCATCACCGTGCCGGGCAGCGGGTTCGGCCCCGGCGGCGAGGGCTTCATCCGTGTCAGCGCGTTCAACAGCAGGGACAGGGTGCTGGAAGCTGCAGCTAGGCTCAAGAAGTTCCTGGCCTGA